The candidate division WOR-3 bacterium genome includes the window GACGCAGTCCGTCAGATTCCCGGTGTGCTTGATGCCCGCTCATACACAATCCCGATAAAAAGGGCGCTGGCAGAAGTCAGAAAAGGTAATAAACCTGAATTGAAACCCAAAATGATGCATAAAAGGGTTGTTTATGTTGTTGCCCACAAGGATGCCGATCAAAAAGAGATAGAAAGAAATATAAAACAGATGCCCAATTATTTTGCGGACTATGATACCAAAATAATATTTATCTCCGAAAAAATCCTGAATAGAAAGCATAATGGTTTTCCACATTGTGGTTCAGTAATACTTTCGGGTAAGACAGGCAGAAATAATAAAGCAGTGATTGAATATCGTTGTATCTGGGATAGCAATCCTGAGGCAACCGCAAGCATCCTTATTGCCTGTGCCAGGGCTTGTTTTAGACTGAATAAAGAGAAAAGATACGGTGCACTTACTATGTTAGAAATTCCACCCTCTTATTATTCAGCGCATTCAATCTCCGAACTGCTTCAAAATTATATGTAAAGAATAAATCGTTCGGATTTCAATAAAAATTATTTTAAGGTGGGAGATAAAAACGATTTCTTGGACAAAAGTAAAGAAAATAGATAATTATTGACACCAGTATAAAATTGGATATAATTACCTATGGATTGCAATTTAGATAAGAATAAGAAGGATTGCACCTGCACCTACGAACCCTGCTCAAGAAAGGGCAGGTGCTGTGATTGTTTGCGCTATCATTTAAAGCATAATGAACTCCCTGCATGCTGTTTTCCACCCGAAGTTGAAAGGACCTATGACCGGTCTTTTAAAAGATTTATTAAAACCGTGGAGTGTTAATGGAACTTATATTTGAGACTTCAAAATCAGGGAGAAAAGGTTATTCTTTACCATCCCTGGATGTTCCTGAGTATAAATTACCTGAAAAATATCAACGCAGGGTATTTGCTGAATTACCCGAGGTTAGTGAACCGGAGATTATGCGACATTTTGTCAATCTATCAACCCTTAACCATCATGTTGACAAAGGATTTTACCCCCTCGGTTCCTGCACAATGAAATACAACCCAAAAATAAATGAAGAAACCTGCCGTTATCCTGGTTTTGCCCATCTCCATCCGTTACAGCCCGAAAAAACCGTCCAGGGTGCCTTGAAATTAATGTATGAACTCGGAGAGTATTTAAAAAAGATCGTAAATCTTGACGGGATTACACTACAGCCTGCCGCGGGCGCGCATGGTGAATTTACCGCAATCAGTATGTTCAAGGCATATTTTAATAAAAAAGGTGAGCCAAGAAAGTATATTCTGATTCCGGATTCTGCCCATGGCACCAATCCTGCCAGTGTCAATTTTTCGGGATTCAAACCTCTCACCCTAAGTTCTGATCAACAGGGGTTAGTTGATATCAAGAAACTTGATGAACTTATGACCCCCGAGGTTGCGGGGTTAATGCTTACAAACCCGAATACCCTTGGATTATTTGAAAAGAATATTAAAATAATTTCTGAGATCGTTCATTCTAAGGGAGGACTTTTATATCTTGACGGTGCTAACTTGAATGCACTCCTCGGTCTGGTGCGGGCTGGAGATTTAGGTTTTGATGCAGTCCATTTCAATCTACACAAGACATTTTCAACTCCACATGGTGGTGGTGGTCCTGGGTCAGGACCGGTAGCGGTTCGCACTCTACTTGAACCATTTTTACCGGTGCCGGTTATAAAAGAAAAAGACGGTTATTATTATTTTGACTATGACATTCCTGATACGATTGGTAAAGTCCAATCCTATTATGGTAATTTTCTTGTTATGGTGCGTGCCTATACTTTTATTAGAATGGTTGGTGAAAATGGATTAAATTCTATTTCCCGCTCTGCAATATTAAACGCAAATTATATAATTCAGAGTTTAAAAGATTATTACCATCTGCCTTATCCAGGTTTCTGCATGCATGAAGGCGTGCTTTCAGGCAAAAATTTAAAAGACAATGGAATAAAAACCCTTGATGTTGCCAAGCGCCTTTTAGATTTTGGATTTCATGCACCAACTGTATATTTTCCGTTAATTGTGAGTGAGGCATTGATGATTGAACCAACGGAGAGTGAATCACTGCAGACAATTGAAAAATTTATTGAAACAATGATACAGATAAGTAAAGAGGCAAAAGAAAATCCCGATATTCTAAAGTCTGCTCCCCATAATACACCGGTTCGCCGTCTTGATGAAGTTAAGGCAGTAAAGGATTTAAAATTAAAATGGCAGAAGTGAGATTTGAAATAACCGAGGAAAGAAAAATTTTTTTGATAAACAAAATTGCCCAGAAAGTTGTGGATTTACGATTATCCCCGGTAGCTATTGTTTTTCTTGAGTCTTCAAAACCCCTAACCTTTTTGGGTAATCAGTTAATGATATTTATGCAACCATTTTATCGCGCATTTTTTTCTTATCAGGAATATGAAGAGATTACTGCAATGCTTGAAGACCGAAATAATATTGAAAAATTGATATGTGCAATTGAACACCTTGAGGAGGAACGACATGGAGATAAAAGAGCCAAAAAGAATTCTGGCAACTGATTGCGGAAGCACTACGACCAAGGCAATTTTAATTGAGAAAAGAGGAGATGAATATCGTCTCATTGTTCGTGGTGAGGCACCTACTACCGTTGAATCACCGTTTGAAGATGTAACAAAAGGAGTACTCAATGCAGTGCGTGAGGTTGAGGAACTTGCGAATGTAAAGATTCTTGATGGCGAGAGAATAATAAAGGGTGTTAATGGTTCCGAGGGGGTGGATTTTTATGTCTCCACTTCCAGTGCTGGTGGTGGTCTTCAGATGATGGTGGCGGGCGTAGTGCTGACAATGACCGCCGAGAGTGCGGCCCGAGCCGCACTCGGTGCCGGTGCAATTGTAATGGATGTAATTGCATCCAATGATGGTAGGTTGCCTCATGAAAAGATTGAGCGGATTAGAAATTTAAGGCCCGATATGATTCTCCTTTCGGGCGGGGTTGATGGTGGAACGATATCCCATGTTGTTGAACTTGCTGAATTAATTAAAGCAGCAGACCCCAAGCCGCGCTTTGGTGTCGGTTATAGATTGCCTGTGATATATGCGGGGAATAAGGATGCGCGTCAGGCAATACTTGATATACTGAAAGAGAATACCGCACTGGTAATCGTTGAAAACATCAGACCGGTGCTGGAACGGGAAAACCTAAATCCAGCCCGTCATAAAATTCACGATCAGTTTATGGAACATGTGATGGCACATGCACCGGGATATAAAAAACTTATGGAAATGACCGATGTCCCAATTATGCCCACACCAGGTGCAGTTGGGCTCCTCGTTGAAACGGTTGCCCGAAAAGAAAATATTACAGTGATTGGTGTTGATATTGGTGGTGCAACGACTGATGTCTTTTCAGTTTTTCAAGGTGTCTTTAACAGAACGGTTAGTGCAAACCTCGGAATGTCTTATTCAATAAGCAATGTCCTCGCTGAGACTGGCATAGAGAATATAATACGCTGGCTTCCTTTTGAGATCGAGGAAAGAGATCTTAGAAATAGAATAAGAAATAAGATGATTAGACCAACAACTATTCCTCATACCCTTGATGATTTGAAGATTGAACAGGCAATCGCACGCGAGGCATTAAGGCTTGCCTTTGAACAACATAAGTCTATGGCTGTGGGATTAAAGGGAGTTCAGCAGGAAAGGACCATCTCTGATACATTTGCCCAGACAATGACCGGTGAGACTTTGATTGACCTTATGGCACTGAATCTTTTGATCGGTTCTGGTGGTATACTTTCGCATGCACCAAGGAGAAATCAATCAGCATTGATGATGATTGATGCATTTTTGCCCCAGGGGATCACAAAACTTGCGGTTGATTCAATCTTTATGATGCCCCATCTCGGTGTGCTTTCCACTGTCCATGAACGATCAGCAACTGAGGTTTTTAATAAAGATTGTCTTGTTCCATTAGGATATTGCATTGCCCCGGTTGGCGAGGGGCGCGAAGGTATAAATGTTTTAAAAGTAAAGATTGAAGACGAGAAAGGAACGAGCGAAAAGACCATAAAATTCGGTGATATCGAACTCATTCCCGTGCCGGTTGATAAAAAAGTGAAAATTATTCTACATCCTGAACGTGGTTTTGATGTCGGTAATGGAAAAGGAAAGGTTGTGGAAACAGTCTTACAAGGTGGTGTGGTTGGCATTATTATTGATTGTCGTGGCAGACCATTTATTCTTCCCGAGGATAAGAAAAAACGGATTGAACTTCTCAATAAATGGTTCAAGGCAGTCAATATGTATCCAGATAAATAGAAAGGAGTATATTTTATGCCTGTACCCAAAAGACGACATTCGCATTCAAGGAAAAATAAAAGACGTTCTCAGTTCAAGATGAAGCCTTTGCAATATATCGAATGTCCAAAATGCCACAGTCCAAAACTACCCCACAGGGTATGCCCGGTCTGTGGCACATACAAAGACTCGTTGGTTGTAGCCCCCAAAGAAGAAAAAACATAAGAAATTTACATTGTATTATGAAGGCGATAGATTATACATTCTACTCGGGGTATAGTTATGTTATCAAGACGGAGTGAAAAATGAAGATTGGCTTTGATTTAATGGGCTCTGATGGTTCACCAAAGGTTGAGATTGAAGCATTGAAACTTATTAAGGATGATATAAAACAGGAACTCGTTGTTGCCGGTAAAGGCGATTATGAAATGGAAGTCCAAAATCTGGGATTTGAATATCGGATTGCTGAAGAAGTCATTGGCATGCATGAAATTCCTACGGTAGCAGTGAAGCAGAAAAAAAATTCTTCGTTAGGCTTACTTTTTTCTATGTTGAAAAACAAAGAGATCGACAGCATCGTGAGCGCAGGAAATACCGGCGCAATAATGGGATTCAGTTTCTTTGAATTGGGCACGATTGAAGAAAATGCGAAGCCCGGACTTGCTATAACCTTACCTACAGAATCGGGATATTCAGTTTTGATTGATGTTGGTGCAAATGTCAAACCAAGACCGGTTGATTTATTGTATTATGGTATTATGGGTTCAATTTTAGCACGAATTATTTTAGGAAAAGAAAATCCAAGAATAGGGTTATTAAACATTGGGTCAGAGAGCGTGAAGGGCGACGAGATTAGACAGAAGGCATATCAAATGTTGAAAGATGGTTGTGGAAATTTTGTGGGGAATATAGAAGGTAACAATCTTATGAAGGGTTTCGTTGATGTAATTGTGACAGATGGTTTCACCGGCAATGTTTTATTAAAATACTCTGAAGGTATTATTGATGCATTGTGGCATATGTTAAAAGAAACTGTGGATGCAGCAATGCGCAGAAAATTTGGTCAATTCCTTGTCAAACCAGCAATGAATGATTTAAAGGCAAAATTCAGTTATGAAGAATACGGCGGTGGTATATTACTCGGTGTAAATGGCGTGGTAATAATCTGCCATGGTCATTCTTCACCACTTGCCTTAAAAAATGCCATAATTATGGCAAAGAAATGTGTAGAATTTAACATTACTGAAGAAATAAAAAAGGTGATAAAAAAATGAGAGCATATATTGCAGGAATTGGAATATATGTACCAGAAAAAGTTTTAACCAATTTTGATCTTGAAAAAATTGTTGAAACTTCAGATGAGTGGATTAGAACCCGTTCAGGAATCAGGGAGAGACATATTGCTGACCAAAAAACAGCGACGAGCGACCTTGCTGTCATTGCGGCGAAGAAGGCAATCGAAAATGCAGGCATTGATCCGAAAGAAATAGATGCGATAATCCTTGGTACCGCCACACCCGATATGCTATTTCCATCCACTGCCTGCCTTGTGCAGAGTCAGATCGGTGCACGCCAGATTATGTCATTTGATATATCTGCGGGTTGTAGTGGATT containing:
- a CDS encoding DUF6485 family protein, with protein sequence MDCNLDKNKKDCTCTYEPCSRKGRCCDCLRYHLKHNELPACCFPPEVERTYDRSFKRFIKTVEC
- the gcvPB gene encoding aminomethyl-transferring glycine dehydrogenase subunit GcvPB, whose protein sequence is MELIFETSKSGRKGYSLPSLDVPEYKLPEKYQRRVFAELPEVSEPEIMRHFVNLSTLNHHVDKGFYPLGSCTMKYNPKINEETCRYPGFAHLHPLQPEKTVQGALKLMYELGEYLKKIVNLDGITLQPAAGAHGEFTAISMFKAYFNKKGEPRKYILIPDSAHGTNPASVNFSGFKPLTLSSDQQGLVDIKKLDELMTPEVAGLMLTNPNTLGLFEKNIKIISEIVHSKGGLLYLDGANLNALLGLVRAGDLGFDAVHFNLHKTFSTPHGGGGPGSGPVAVRTLLEPFLPVPVIKEKDGYYYFDYDIPDTIGKVQSYYGNFLVMVRAYTFIRMVGENGLNSISRSAILNANYIIQSLKDYYHLPYPGFCMHEGVLSGKNLKDNGIKTLDVAKRLLDFGFHAPTVYFPLIVSEALMIEPTESESLQTIEKFIETMIQISKEAKENPDILKSAPHNTPVRRLDEVKAVKDLKLKWQK
- a CDS encoding glutamate mutase L, yielding MEIKEPKRILATDCGSTTTKAILIEKRGDEYRLIVRGEAPTTVESPFEDVTKGVLNAVREVEELANVKILDGERIIKGVNGSEGVDFYVSTSSAGGGLQMMVAGVVLTMTAESAARAALGAGAIVMDVIASNDGRLPHEKIERIRNLRPDMILLSGGVDGGTISHVVELAELIKAADPKPRFGVGYRLPVIYAGNKDARQAILDILKENTALVIVENIRPVLERENLNPARHKIHDQFMEHVMAHAPGYKKLMEMTDVPIMPTPGAVGLLVETVARKENITVIGVDIGGATTDVFSVFQGVFNRTVSANLGMSYSISNVLAETGIENIIRWLPFEIEERDLRNRIRNKMIRPTTIPHTLDDLKIEQAIAREALRLAFEQHKSMAVGLKGVQQERTISDTFAQTMTGETLIDLMALNLLIGSGGILSHAPRRNQSALMMIDAFLPQGITKLAVDSIFMMPHLGVLSTVHERSATEVFNKDCLVPLGYCIAPVGEGREGINVLKVKIEDEKGTSEKTIKFGDIELIPVPVDKKVKIILHPERGFDVGNGKGKVVETVLQGGVVGIIIDCRGRPFILPEDKKKRIELLNKWFKAVNMYPDK
- the rpmF gene encoding 50S ribosomal protein L32; translation: MPVPKRRHSHSRKNKRRSQFKMKPLQYIECPKCHSPKLPHRVCPVCGTYKDSLVVAPKEEKT
- the plsX gene encoding phosphate acyltransferase PlsX, which encodes MKIGFDLMGSDGSPKVEIEALKLIKDDIKQELVVAGKGDYEMEVQNLGFEYRIAEEVIGMHEIPTVAVKQKKNSSLGLLFSMLKNKEIDSIVSAGNTGAIMGFSFFELGTIEENAKPGLAITLPTESGYSVLIDVGANVKPRPVDLLYYGIMGSILARIILGKENPRIGLLNIGSESVKGDEIRQKAYQMLKDGCGNFVGNIEGNNLMKGFVDVIVTDGFTGNVLLKYSEGIIDALWHMLKETVDAAMRRKFGQFLVKPAMNDLKAKFSYEEYGGGILLGVNGVVIICHGHSSPLALKNAIIMAKKCVEFNITEEIKKVIKK